In Uranotaenia lowii strain MFRU-FL chromosome 2, ASM2978415v1, whole genome shotgun sequence, one genomic interval encodes:
- the LOC129746800 gene encoding uncharacterized protein LOC129746800: MAPKTTYLLGSVLVFICIAVQMGLAIKCWECRSDSDPKCADPFDNSTLSITDCRQVESKEHLPEVKATMCRKIRQKVHGEWRYFRSCAFMGEPGIEGDERFCLMRSGTYNIFMEYCTCNSKDGCNGASQFGPKLLSTGLFVLIGFLVCRML; the protein is encoded by the exons ATGGCCCCGAAAACGACATATTTGCTAGGATCGGTACTGGTGTTTATCTGCATCGCAGTCCAAATGG GTTTGGCCATCAAGTGCTGGGAATGTCGGTCCGATTCCGATCCGAAGTGTGCCGACCCGTTCGACAATAGCACCCTCTCGATAACGGACTGCCGACAGGTTGAGTCCAAGGAACATCTTCCGGAGGTGAAGGCCACCATGTGCCGCAAGATTCGGCAGAAGG TTCATGGCGAGTGGCGCTACTTCCGGAGCTGTGCCTTCATGGGAGAGCCCGGCATCGAGGGAGACGAACGGTTCTGTCTGATGCGCAGTGGAACCTACAATATTTTCATGGAATACTGTACCTGCAACAGCAAGGACGGCTGCAACGGTGCTTCCCAGTTTGGCCCTAAACTGTTGAGTACTGGTTTGTTTGTCCTGATCGGCTTCCTGGTCTGTCGCATGCTTTAG